A genomic window from Clostridium aceticum includes:
- a CDS encoding GlmL-related ornithine degradation protein: MKVNVLVAEIGSTTTVVNAFQDIHTPCPKFIGQGQFPTTVLEGDVNIGLQGAIEDLKKSLNLDKIEYDEMLATSSAAGGLKMTVHGLVYDMTVRAAKEAALGAGAIIHQVTAGKLKRTDLKKIIDIAPNIILLAGGVDYGERDTAIYNAEKIAELDLKIPVIYAGNVENQEEMREIFKEVGNKLYIVENVYPKIDQLNIEPTRKVIQDAFEEHIIHAPGMKRIKEMVKGPIVPTPGAVMEASKLLKESLGDLITFDVGGATTDLHSVTEGSEEINRILMSPEPLAKRTVEGDLGVYVNMLNLVDRIGREKLQEELDINIQKIIAAYPPIPKTPEEIKFVERLTQEAVVTALERHVGKLRYLYGTAGKTTVAEGKDLSNVKYIIGTGGALTRLPNKINILRGLLKKRNQNMLLPTEEAKILIDHHYIMASLGVLSKPYPEAALNLMKQSLRCAD; this comes from the coding sequence ATGAAGGTTAATGTTCTTGTAGCCGAAATTGGTAGTACCACCACCGTTGTAAATGCTTTTCAAGACATTCATACTCCCTGTCCAAAATTTATTGGACAGGGACAATTTCCAACAACTGTCTTGGAAGGGGATGTAAATATAGGCCTACAGGGGGCCATAGAAGATTTGAAAAAAAGTCTAAATCTTGATAAAATTGAATATGATGAAATGCTTGCCACCAGTAGTGCAGCTGGAGGGCTGAAGATGACGGTGCATGGTTTGGTGTATGACATGACGGTTCGTGCAGCGAAGGAAGCGGCTTTAGGAGCAGGTGCTATTATTCATCAAGTAACAGCAGGCAAACTTAAAAGAACGGATCTTAAAAAAATAATAGATATTGCTCCTAACATTATTTTATTGGCGGGCGGTGTAGATTATGGTGAAAGGGACACAGCTATTTATAATGCTGAAAAAATAGCAGAACTAGATTTAAAGATTCCTGTTATTTATGCTGGGAATGTAGAAAATCAAGAAGAAATGAGAGAAATATTTAAAGAAGTCGGAAACAAACTATATATCGTAGAAAACGTGTATCCTAAAATAGATCAACTCAATATAGAGCCTACAAGAAAGGTGATTCAAGATGCCTTCGAAGAACATATTATACATGCACCAGGAATGAAGAGAATCAAGGAAATGGTAAAGGGACCTATTGTTCCTACTCCAGGAGCTGTAATGGAGGCATCAAAATTGCTAAAAGAATCACTGGGTGATTTAATTACTTTTGATGTAGGGGGAGCTACAACAGACCTTCATTCTGTTACAGAAGGCAGTGAAGAAATCAACCGTATTTTAATGAGCCCAGAACCCTTAGCAAAAAGAACTGTTGAAGGAGACTTAGGGGTATATGTAAACATGTTAAACTTAGTAGATCGCATTGGTAGAGAAAAACTTCAAGAAGAATTAGATATAAATATACAAAAAATAATTGCAGCATATCCACCTATCCCTAAAACACCAGAAGAAATAAAATTTGTTGAAAGATTGACGCAAGAGGCGGTAGTGACAGCTTTAGAACGACATGTAGGTAAATTAAGGTATTTATATGGCACAGCAGGAAAAACAACAGTTGCAGAAGGAAAAGACCTTTCCAATGTAAAATATATCATAGGTACTGGGGGAGCTTTAACAAGACTGCCCAATAAAATAAATATTTTGAGAGGCCTGCTGAAGAAAAGGAATCAAAATATGTTATTGCCAACAGAAGAAGCGAAGATACTCATTGATCACCATTACATTATGGCGTCTTTAGGGGTGTTGTCAAAGCCATATCCAGAGGCAGCGCTTAATTTGATGAAGCAAAGTTTGCGTTGTGCAGATTAG
- the orr gene encoding ornithine racemase Orr, with amino-acid sequence MNPRIEIDYNKLKYNTATIVEQCRKQDIHVVAVTKGFCAIPQIAQAIFEGGVKYFGDSRLENLIKLKDFPIEKILLRLPMISQAEAVVKHADISLNSEIETIKTLNQYAKKAHKLHKIVLMLDLGDLREGIFHKEEIDTVCDLLKEMTNIKVVGIGTNLTCFGGVIPEEKNLTRLVDLGRHIEEALDTKLEMISGGNSSSFYLLEKKGLVEGINQLRLGEAILLGTESAYGENIQGLHQDVFTLVAEIIEIKEKPSMPIGKIGRDAFGNVPVFVDQGIRKRGILAIGKQDLATHNIYPIDPFIKIIGSSSDHLIVDITDTQNLFRIGDEMRFHVSYGAMLALMTSEYVYKNVVKS; translated from the coding sequence ATGAATCCAAGAATAGAGATTGATTACAATAAACTAAAATATAATACTGCTACAATCGTGGAACAATGTAGGAAGCAGGATATTCATGTTGTCGCAGTTACTAAAGGATTTTGTGCTATTCCCCAAATAGCCCAGGCAATTTTCGAAGGCGGTGTAAAGTATTTTGGGGATTCCAGACTAGAAAATCTAATAAAACTTAAAGACTTCCCTATAGAAAAAATATTGTTAAGGCTGCCCATGATTAGTCAGGCGGAGGCAGTAGTAAAACATGCAGATATTAGTCTAAATTCCGAGATAGAGACAATCAAGACCCTCAACCAGTACGCTAAAAAAGCCCATAAGCTTCATAAAATTGTACTCATGCTAGATTTAGGGGATTTGAGAGAAGGAATCTTTCATAAAGAAGAAATCGACACTGTTTGTGATTTGTTGAAGGAAATGACCAATATCAAAGTAGTGGGAATAGGAACAAATTTAACCTGTTTTGGAGGCGTAATTCCAGAGGAGAAAAACCTAACCCGATTAGTAGACCTAGGAAGACACATTGAAGAAGCCTTAGATACTAAGTTAGAGATGATTAGTGGCGGCAACTCCAGTAGTTTTTATTTGTTGGAGAAGAAAGGTCTGGTGGAGGGAATTAATCAACTGCGTTTAGGGGAGGCAATTTTATTAGGAACAGAAAGTGCCTATGGTGAAAACATTCAGGGGTTACATCAAGATGTATTTACACTAGTAGCTGAGATTATAGAAATAAAAGAAAAACCTTCTATGCCTATTGGCAAAATTGGGAGAGATGCCTTTGGAAATGTACCTGTTTTTGTAGACCAAGGTATAAGAAAAAGGGGGATTCTGGCCATAGGGAAACAGGATTTAGCTACCCATAATATTTATCCCATAGATCCTTTTATAAAAATCATAGGTAGTAGTAGTGATCATCTTATTGTGGATATTACTGATACGCAAAACCTCTTTAGAATAGGAGATGAAATGCGGTTTCATGTAAGTTACGGAGCAATGCTTGCCTTAATGACCAGCGAATATGTATATAAAAATGTTGTTAAATCATAA
- a CDS encoding replication-associated recombination protein A encodes MKPLADKIRPTCLEDLVGQEHIIGEKKLMNRIIASKTLPNMIFYGPSGTGKTTVANILAKNSHKKFYKLNGTQANTDDIKKIISQIGTIDSLNGILLYIDEIHYLNKRQQQSILEFIENGDITLIGSTTENINFSIFKAILSRCITIEFKELTVEHIIKSLKRAISIIKEEKDIEINYDASALQYISEVSSGDLRRALNILELIVNTYSLYDSQKIFIDIEKAKECSQSKIMNYDRDGDGHYNLLSYFQKSIRGSDPDASIHALARLVESGDLTSICRRLLVIASEDIGLAYPQAIVIVKACVDSALQLGLPEARIPLAQATVLLSTLPKSNTAYKAINAALNDLRVLDVGPIPPYLCDTSSNIAVHNKVKYLYPHDYPNHYVEQQYLPNPIKNKTYYEYGRNKFEQSIKEHWGKIKNKSPR; translated from the coding sequence ATGAAACCATTAGCTGATAAAATTCGGCCTACTTGTCTAGAAGATCTTGTTGGTCAAGAGCACATTATTGGTGAAAAAAAACTAATGAATAGAATTATAGCCTCTAAAACCCTTCCCAATATGATCTTTTATGGTCCTTCAGGAACAGGGAAAACAACAGTAGCGAACATTTTAGCAAAAAATTCTCATAAAAAATTTTATAAACTTAATGGTACACAGGCCAATACCGATGACATAAAAAAGATTATTTCACAAATTGGTACAATAGATTCTTTAAATGGCATATTGCTTTATATTGATGAAATTCATTATCTTAATAAGCGCCAACAGCAATCTATTCTTGAATTTATTGAAAATGGTGATATTACCTTGATAGGTAGTACAACAGAAAATATTAACTTTTCCATTTTTAAGGCGATACTCAGTAGGTGCATCACTATTGAATTTAAGGAACTCACTGTTGAGCATATAATAAAAAGCTTGAAAAGAGCTATATCTATAATAAAAGAGGAAAAAGATATAGAAATAAATTATGATGCATCAGCACTGCAATATATTTCTGAAGTATCCAGTGGAGACCTACGGAGAGCACTAAATATTTTAGAACTTATCGTTAATACCTATTCATTATATGATTCACAAAAAATCTTTATTGATATAGAGAAAGCCAAAGAATGTTCCCAGAGTAAAATTATGAATTATGACAGAGATGGGGATGGTCATTATAACTTATTGAGTTATTTCCAAAAAAGCATCCGTGGCTCTGATCCTGATGCAAGTATTCATGCTCTAGCACGGTTGGTGGAAAGTGGAGATTTAACCTCCATTTGCAGAAGATTACTTGTAATTGCCTCAGAAGACATTGGTTTAGCTTATCCTCAAGCTATTGTCATTGTAAAAGCATGTGTAGACTCCGCCCTTCAGTTAGGCCTCCCAGAAGCAAGGATTCCTTTAGCACAAGCTACTGTATTGTTATCTACCCTACCTAAGTCCAACACAGCGTATAAAGCTATCAATGCTGCGTTAAACGACTTGCGAGTATTAGATGTAGGTCCAATACCTCCTTACTTATGCGATACATCTTCAAATATAGCTGTTCATAACAAAGTCAAATATCTTTATCCTCATGATTATCCTAATCATTATGTTGAGCAGCAATATCTACCTAATCCTATTAAAAATAAAACCTACTATGAGTATGGAAGGAATAAGTTTGAACAATCAATTAAAGAACATTGGGGAAAGATTAAAAACAAGAGTCCTAGATAA
- a CDS encoding DUF3343 domain-containing protein, producing the protein MQQKSIVDKYYIAVFDSRNHAMQLHQHLRKARLDQFQLISTPCKIKAGCSYSIKFLNLEDAKKLMEEAEKIKKKVSSIYSAERVNKTRVLKKLKSI; encoded by the coding sequence ATGCAACAAAAAAGTATAGTAGATAAATATTATATTGCTGTATTTGATTCTAGAAACCATGCAATGCAATTGCACCAACATTTAAGAAAGGCAAGACTAGATCAATTTCAGCTGATCTCTACTCCTTGTAAAATCAAGGCAGGTTGCAGTTATTCTATAAAGTTTTTAAACCTAGAGGATGCAAAAAAATTAATGGAAGAAGCAGAGAAAATAAAAAAGAAAGTTTCAAGCATTTATAGTGCTGAAAGAGTCAATAAAACTAGAGTTTTAAAAAAATTAAAGTCTATCTAA